The Arachis hypogaea cultivar Tifrunner chromosome 19, arahy.Tifrunner.gnm2.J5K5, whole genome shotgun sequence genome has a window encoding:
- the LOC112780048 gene encoding glucomannan 4-beta-mannosyltransferase 9-like, whose protein sequence is MEGLEMGLIWEQARAPLVVPMLKLVVALCLIMSLMLFVERLYMGIVIVFVKLFKTQKRYKWDPLNHNSDIELANSSYPMVLVQIPMYNEKEVYQLSIGAACGLSWPSDRIIIQVLDDSTDPVIKNMVEVECQRWGSKGINIKYEIRKNRNGYKAGALKEGMKHTYVALCDYVAIFDADFQPDPDFLCRTIPFLAHNPDVALVQARWQFVNADECLMTRMQEMSLDYHFLVEQEVGSSTHAFFGFNGTAGVWRISALNEAGGWKDRTTVEDMDLAVRAGLKGWKFVYLSQIKVKNELPSTFKAYRYQQHRWSCGPANLFKKMAMEIIRNKKVSLWKKFYLIYSFFFVRKIVAHVVTFVFYCVVLPATVFVPEVQVPKWGAVYIPSIITLLNAVGTPRSLHLLVFWILFENVMSMHRTKATFIGLLEAGRVNEWVVTEKLGDALKMQSSGKALKKPRIRIAGRLHFWELLVGAYLFFCGCYDLTFGKNHYFIYLFLQSIAFFIVGIGYVGIFVPNS, encoded by the exons atggaaGGGCTTGAAATGGGGTTGATATGGGAGCAAGCAAGGGCACCGTTGGTGGTTCCAATGCTCAAGTTGGTGGTGGCATTGTGCTTGATCATGTCGCTCATGCTTTTTGTGGAGAGGCTGTATATGGGAATAGTCATAGTCTTTGTCAAGTTGTTTAAGACCCAGAAACGGTACAAATGGGACCCTCTCAACCATAATTCTGATATTGAGCTTGCTAACTCTTCATACCCTATGGTTCTCGtccaaatcccaatgtacaatGAGAAAGAG GTGTATCAATTGTCAATTGGAGCTGCATGTGGGCTATCATGGCCCTCCGATAGAATTATTATTCAAGTTCTTGATGATTCAACAGACCCTGTCATTAAG AATATGGTGGAAGTGGAGTGCCAAAGATGGGGAAGCAAAGGCATAAACATAAAGTATGAGATCAGGAAGAACAGGAATGGCTACAAAGCAGGAGCACTCAAGGAAGGCATGAAGCACACCTACGTCGCCCTCTGCGACTACGTCGCCATTTTCGACGCCGATTTCCAGCCTGACCCCGACTTCCTCTGCCGCACCATCCCCTTCCTCGCTCACAACCCCGACGTTGCGCTCGTCCAAGCTCGCTGGCAATTCG TTAATGCTGATGAATGCTTAATGACAAGGATGCAAGAGATGTCATTGGATTATCATTTCCTTGTAGAGCAAGAAGTTGGATCCTCAACCCATGCTTTCTTTGGATTCAATG GCACTGCTGGTGTTTGGAGGATTTCAGCACTAAATGAAGCTGGTGGATGGAAGGACCGTACAACTGTGGAAGACATGGATCTAGCTGTAAGAGCTGGTCTCAAAGGATGGAAATTTGTTTATCTTAGTCAAATCAAG GTGAAAAATGAATTACCAAGTACTTTCAAAGCCTACCGTTATCAGCAGCATCGTTGGTCATGTGGCCCAGCTAATCTCTTCAAGAAAATGGCAATGGAAATAATAAGAAACAAG AAAGTGTCTCTGTGGAAGAAGTTTTACTTGATTTATAGTTTTTTCTTTGTCCGAAAGATTGTTGCCCATGTTGTCACATTTGTATTCTACTGCGTGGTTTTGCCAGCAACTGTTTTTGTTCCAGAAGTGCAAGTTCCCAAGTGGGGTGCTGTTTATATTCCTTCTATCATAACACTTCTCAATGCTGTTGGAACTCCAAG GTCACTCCACTTATTAGTATTTTGGATACTTTTTGAAAATGTGATGTCAATGCATAGGACCAAGGCAACATTCATCGGTTTGCTAGAGGCAGGAAGAGTGAATGAATGGGTAGTTACTGAGAAATTAGGAGATGCTCTTAAAATGCAATCAAGTGGTAAAGCACTTAAGAAACCTCGCATCAGGATTGCTGGAAG ACTTCATTTCTGGGAACTTCTTGTGGGGGCCTACCTCTTTTTCTGTGGATGCTATGATCTCACGTTTGGGAAGAACCACTACTTCATATATCTTTTCCTGCAATCTATTGCCTTCTTCATTGTGGGGATCGGCTATGTTGGCATCTTTGTTCCCAATTCTTGA